One window from the genome of Desulfovibrio legallii encodes:
- a CDS encoding squalene cyclase, translating into MEEHGTPDSPVTHRFSHDNLHISLQDPFGPSQADAVIALLYGNQHACKRIFIDVRRVSRPHPTAVDALKNSLLLGGLSTEQIIFKGKTGFDLAVNGNRVLIEEKRSHVCKGNCANCKCGGHKHAHAQAREH; encoded by the coding sequence ATGGAAGAGCACGGCACGCCGGATTCCCCGGTTACGCACCGCTTTAGCCACGACAATCTGCACATCAGCCTTCAGGATCCCTTTGGGCCGTCCCAGGCGGATGCCGTTATCGCCTTGCTGTACGGCAATCAGCATGCTTGCAAACGCATTTTTATTGACGTGCGCCGGGTTTCCCGGCCGCACCCTACCGCTGTGGACGCCCTGAAAAATTCGTTGCTCCTGGGCGGATTGAGTACGGAGCAGATCATCTTTAAGGGCAAGACGGGGTTTGACCTGGCCGTCAACGGCAACCGGGTGCTCATTGAGGAGAAGCGCAGCCATGTGTGCAAAGGCAATTGCGCCAACTGCAAGTGCGGCGGCCATAAGCATGCCCACGCGCAGGCCAGGGAGCATTGA